In one window of Leifsonia sp. NPDC080035 DNA:
- the rsfS gene encoding ribosome silencing factor, whose protein sequence is MTASQHARDILQIAAAAADAKGGSDPVALDVSGPLPLTDAFLLVSGRVERNVIAIASEVEDRLNEAGVRTLRREGKAEGRWVLLDFGDLVVHVFHEEDRMYYALERLWKDCPVIPVELPVHERAE, encoded by the coding sequence GTGACCGCATCCCAGCACGCCCGGGACATCCTGCAGATCGCGGCCGCGGCCGCCGACGCGAAGGGCGGCTCGGATCCCGTCGCGCTGGACGTCTCGGGGCCGCTGCCGCTGACCGACGCCTTCCTGCTCGTCTCCGGTCGGGTGGAGCGCAACGTGATCGCGATCGCGTCCGAGGTGGAGGACCGGCTGAACGAGGCGGGCGTCCGCACGCTGCGCCGCGAGGGCAAGGCGGAGGGCCGCTGGGTGCTGCTCGACTTCGGCGACCTGGTCGTGCACGTCTTCCACGAGGAGGACCGCATGTACTACGCGCTCGAGCGGCTCTGGAAGGACTGCCCGGTGATCCCGGTCGAGCTCCCGGTCCACGAGCGCGCAGAGTAG
- a CDS encoding NAD-dependent epimerase/dehydratase family protein: MRIFLAGATGVIGSRLVPLLVADGHEVLGMTRSSAKSGALEAQGATALVADVYDADGLVSAVTAFRPDIVLHELTDLPDSAAQLGDFRPANARIRIEGTRNLLRAASAAGTDRVIAQSIAWTLPPGEGADAVAELERTVLGFSDGSVVLRYGQFYGEGTFYPDALPDGPRVQIDTAARRTMEALRGPGGIRTIVDR, encoded by the coding sequence ATGCGCATATTCCTCGCCGGCGCCACCGGCGTCATCGGAAGCCGCCTCGTTCCGTTGCTGGTCGCGGACGGGCATGAGGTGCTCGGCATGACCCGGTCGTCGGCGAAGTCGGGCGCGCTGGAGGCGCAGGGCGCTACGGCCCTCGTCGCAGACGTCTACGACGCCGACGGGCTCGTGTCGGCGGTGACGGCCTTCCGCCCCGACATCGTGCTGCACGAGCTGACCGACCTACCGGACTCGGCGGCGCAGCTCGGCGACTTCCGACCCGCGAACGCGCGGATCCGAATCGAGGGGACGCGCAACCTCCTCCGCGCCGCCTCGGCCGCGGGCACCGACCGCGTGATCGCTCAGAGCATCGCGTGGACGTTGCCTCCCGGTGAGGGGGCTGACGCGGTCGCCGAGCTCGAACGGACCGTGCTCGGCTTCAGCGACGGCTCGGTCGTGCTGCGCTACGGGCAGTTCTACGGGGAGGGGACGTTCTACCCCGACGCGCTGCCCGACGGGCCGCGCGTGCAGATCGACACCGCTGCCCGTCGCACGATGGAGGCGCTCCGGGGCCCGGGCGGCATCAGGACCATCGTGGATCGCTGA
- a CDS encoding Rne/Rng family ribonuclease yields MVENENTDSTNTNNETETGGRRRRGLFGSRRATRAGLPASGEVNDARTSAADAGAPPVPAAQGGTGQQDPSQDAADAATPAGAAAPSAPPAHEPPALPQPLGDEAPSRPAAPGLPPTTLLFQAPDILPLPPLPDDEEEASGSVRRRSRRRAGETGRNDAGDPANTVVKVRAPREPELITEPQKVKGSTRLEAKKQRRRDGRDAGRRRTVITEAEFLARRESVDRQMIVRSKGGRIQIGVLEDKVLVEHYVARSQEASLIGNVYLGRVQNVLPSMEAAFVDIGRGRNAVLYSGEVDWDAVETGNQPRRIELALKPGDRVLVQVTKDPVGHKGARLTSQISLPGRYLVYVPNGSMNGISRKLPDTERARLKKILKEVLPENAGVIVRTAAEGATEEQLTLDVNRLTAQWADISTQVETQQAPALLHSEPDLLIKIIRDVFNEDFQKLVIAGDDARQAIESYLRQVAPDLLDRIEPYTGDKDAFDEYRITEQIEKALERKVWLPSGGSLVIDRTEAMTVVDVNTGKFVGSGGNLEETVTKNNLEAAEEVVRQLRLRDIGGIIVVDFIDMVLESNRDLVLRRLVECLSRDRTKHQVAEVTSLGLVQMTRKKLGLGLLETFSEACEVCAGRGVIVHHDPVVKHRQPQQQNGGEPRRRGRGGNGGGGAGAAPSAQHSGNGTHAITDDAKNALAQIAASTIHPHEVDGEAPSAPAAEVVEQAPKKRRRKSKSAQQAEQKPEAHQAPDGAEPAERHASDAGTRDADETAATPAAEEADANTSVPLIDLPEPAHTAPAQRPSAVETELLLDSVLDSLPQPKQPGQGRSRSRRASTTVIAGGEIPGGTES; encoded by the coding sequence ATGGTGGAAAACGAGAATACCGACAGCACGAACACCAACAACGAGACGGAGACAGGGGGACGCAGGCGACGGGGGCTCTTCGGGAGCCGCCGTGCGACGCGCGCGGGTCTTCCCGCCTCGGGCGAGGTGAACGACGCCCGCACCTCCGCTGCGGACGCGGGTGCACCGCCCGTCCCCGCCGCGCAGGGCGGCACCGGTCAGCAGGACCCGTCGCAGGACGCCGCTGACGCGGCAACGCCTGCCGGCGCCGCGGCACCGAGCGCGCCCCCCGCGCACGAGCCGCCCGCGCTCCCGCAGCCGCTCGGCGACGAGGCGCCCAGCCGTCCGGCGGCTCCGGGCCTGCCTCCGACGACGCTGCTGTTCCAGGCCCCCGACATCCTGCCGCTCCCGCCGCTGCCCGACGACGAAGAGGAGGCGTCCGGCAGTGTCCGCCGCCGCTCCCGCCGCCGCGCAGGCGAGACGGGGCGCAACGACGCGGGCGACCCCGCGAACACGGTCGTCAAGGTCCGTGCGCCGCGCGAGCCGGAGCTGATCACCGAGCCGCAGAAGGTCAAGGGCTCCACCCGGCTCGAGGCGAAGAAGCAGCGCCGCCGGGATGGACGCGACGCCGGCCGTCGCCGCACGGTCATCACCGAGGCCGAGTTCCTCGCCCGCCGCGAGTCGGTCGACCGCCAGATGATCGTCCGCTCCAAGGGCGGCCGCATCCAGATCGGCGTGCTCGAGGACAAGGTCCTCGTGGAGCACTACGTCGCCCGCTCGCAGGAGGCGTCGCTCATCGGCAACGTCTACCTCGGCCGCGTGCAGAACGTCCTGCCGAGCATGGAGGCCGCGTTCGTCGACATCGGGCGCGGCCGCAACGCCGTGCTCTACTCCGGCGAGGTGGACTGGGACGCGGTGGAGACCGGCAACCAGCCGCGCCGCATCGAGCTGGCCCTGAAGCCGGGCGACCGCGTGCTCGTCCAGGTCACCAAGGACCCTGTCGGCCACAAGGGCGCCCGCCTCACCAGCCAGATCTCGCTTCCCGGCCGCTACCTCGTGTACGTGCCGAACGGCTCCATGAACGGCATCAGCCGGAAGCTGCCTGACACCGAGCGCGCCCGGCTGAAGAAGATCCTCAAGGAGGTCCTCCCCGAGAACGCGGGCGTGATCGTGCGCACCGCTGCGGAGGGCGCGACGGAGGAGCAGCTCACGCTCGACGTGAACCGCCTGACCGCGCAGTGGGCGGACATCAGCACCCAGGTCGAGACCCAGCAGGCGCCCGCGCTCCTGCACAGCGAGCCCGACCTGCTGATCAAGATCATCCGCGACGTCTTCAACGAGGACTTCCAGAAGCTGGTCATCGCCGGCGACGACGCGCGCCAGGCGATCGAGAGCTACCTGCGCCAGGTCGCCCCGGACCTGCTCGACCGCATCGAGCCGTACACGGGCGACAAGGACGCGTTCGACGAGTACCGCATCACGGAGCAGATCGAGAAGGCGCTGGAGCGCAAGGTCTGGCTGCCGTCCGGCGGCTCGCTCGTCATCGACCGCACCGAGGCGATGACGGTCGTCGACGTCAACACCGGCAAGTTCGTCGGCTCCGGCGGCAACCTCGAGGAGACCGTCACCAAGAACAACCTCGAGGCCGCGGAGGAGGTCGTCCGCCAGCTGCGTCTGCGCGACATCGGCGGCATCATCGTGGTCGACTTCATCGACATGGTGCTCGAGTCCAACCGCGACCTCGTGCTCCGCAGGCTCGTCGAGTGCCTGAGCCGCGACCGCACCAAGCACCAGGTGGCGGAGGTCACCTCGCTCGGTCTGGTGCAGATGACCCGCAAGAAGCTCGGACTCGGCCTGCTGGAGACCTTCAGCGAGGCGTGCGAGGTCTGCGCCGGCCGCGGTGTGATCGTGCACCACGACCCGGTCGTGAAGCACCGCCAGCCGCAGCAGCAGAACGGCGGCGAGCCGCGCCGTCGTGGCCGCGGCGGCAACGGGGGAGGCGGAGCGGGTGCGGCGCCGAGCGCGCAGCACTCCGGCAACGGCACACACGCGATCACCGACGACGCGAAGAACGCGCTCGCCCAGATCGCCGCGTCGACCATCCACCCGCACGAGGTGGACGGCGAGGCGCCGAGCGCTCCCGCTGCCGAGGTGGTCGAGCAGGCGCCGAAGAAGCGCCGCCGCAAGAGCAAGAGCGCCCAGCAGGCCGAGCAGAAGCCGGAGGCGCACCAGGCGCCCGACGGTGCGGAGCCGGCCGAGCGCCACGCTTCCGACGCCGGAACGCGGGATGCCGACGAGACCGCCGCGACGCCGGCCGCCGAGGAGGCGGACGCGAACACCTCGGTGCCGCTGATCGACCTGCCGGAACCGGCGCACACGGCGCCCGCGCAGCGACCGTCCGCTGTGGAGACCGAGCTGCTGCTCGACTCCGTGCTCGACTCCCTGCCCCAGCCCAAGCAGCCCGGTCAGGGCCGTAGCCGCAGCCGCAGGGCCAGCACCACCGTCATCGCCGGCGGAGAGATCCCCGGCGGCACCGAGTCCTGA
- a CDS encoding DUF4031 domain-containing protein produces MTVLIDPPAWPAHGMLWSHLVSDASLDELHAFAAANGIQARAFDLDHYDVPDRRYDELVAAGATPVPGKELVRRLIASGLRVPERERRGRGGGR; encoded by the coding sequence ATGACGGTCCTGATCGATCCCCCGGCATGGCCCGCCCACGGCATGTTGTGGTCGCATCTGGTCAGCGACGCGTCGCTGGACGAGCTGCACGCCTTCGCGGCCGCGAACGGCATCCAGGCGCGCGCGTTCGACCTCGACCACTACGACGTCCCCGACCGCCGCTACGACGAGCTTGTCGCCGCGGGAGCGACGCCCGTGCCGGGCAAGGAGCTGGTGCGCCGGCTCATCGCCAGCGGCCTCCGCGTCCCCGAGCGCGAACGCCGGGGACGGGGAGGCGGGCGCTGA
- a CDS encoding vitamin K epoxide reductase family protein, giving the protein MSDSSAAADYRRPTALAVFLIIAGAIGFWAAFMLTLDKFALLANANAQLSCNFNVLVGCGKNLGSWQGSLLGFPNPLLGLAGWTATIAVGVGLLAVSGRFARWYWLTFNVGVVLALALVIFLITASLTDLRVLCPWCMVTWVVTIPTFWAVTLYNLKSGNIPLPERARRVFAALYSWIPVITLVSYAIVAILAQIQLDWIHRAFV; this is encoded by the coding sequence GTGTCAGACTCCTCCGCAGCGGCCGACTACCGCCGCCCGACGGCCCTCGCCGTCTTCCTGATCATCGCCGGAGCCATCGGCTTCTGGGCGGCCTTCATGCTGACGCTGGACAAGTTCGCGCTGCTCGCGAACGCGAACGCCCAGCTCTCGTGCAACTTCAATGTGCTGGTCGGCTGCGGCAAGAACCTCGGTTCGTGGCAGGGCTCGCTGCTCGGCTTCCCGAACCCGCTGCTCGGGCTCGCCGGTTGGACGGCCACGATCGCCGTCGGCGTCGGGCTGCTCGCGGTATCCGGCCGCTTCGCTCGCTGGTACTGGCTGACCTTCAACGTCGGTGTCGTGCTCGCCCTGGCGCTCGTGATCTTCCTGATCACCGCCTCGCTGACCGACCTGCGGGTGCTCTGCCCGTGGTGCATGGTCACCTGGGTCGTCACCATCCCTACGTTCTGGGCGGTGACGCTCTACAACCTGAAGTCGGGCAACATCCCGCTGCCCGAACGCGCCCGCCGGGTGTTCGCCGCGCTGTACAGCTGGATCCCGGTGATCACCCTGGTCAGCTACGCGATCGTCGCGATCCTGGCGCAGATCCAGCTCGACTGGATCCACCGCGCGTTCGTCTGA
- a CDS encoding LCP family protein, with protein MTDLPRRHQRAKGSPAVRHGRLPRRRVASSVAKLLAGVVAVALVSTVSVAAYAVWDVSRSVKTGVKLVALPGHSALPQDIPNVGAIEGGVNLLLTGTDSRSGLGGIYELPEEQDASSGAGNNDVTMLLHIAQDHKSMMVVSFPRDMMVEIPDCPAPNGDGTVYGSDNAQFNTALSRGGLACAVLTVEQLTGVQIPFAATVNFAGVSAMSKAVGGVTVCLASPVVDEHTNPPLDLPAGNRTLVGDEALSFLRSRYGVGDGSDLGRISNQQVFLSALARKIVSGGVLANPVQLYALAKAAVANVTPSESLRNPTTLVEIALAVKDTGLQNMVFLQYPTVGDPDNVNRVVPSYAAEAVNEALVKDQPVKLTGSTGRAAEDPTATATPAPTDTGSPPPSTDTATPPPSGAAPTPTPTGTGAVELPDTVTGQTAAQQTCTKGNN; from the coding sequence ATGACCGATCTGCCACGCCGACACCAGCGCGCGAAGGGTTCACCGGCCGTGCGTCACGGACGGCTGCCGCGGCGGCGCGTCGCGTCGTCGGTCGCGAAACTGCTCGCCGGTGTGGTCGCAGTCGCGCTGGTCAGCACCGTCTCGGTCGCCGCCTACGCGGTCTGGGACGTGTCCCGGTCCGTGAAGACCGGGGTGAAGCTGGTCGCGCTGCCCGGTCACTCGGCACTGCCGCAGGACATCCCGAACGTGGGCGCCATCGAGGGCGGTGTGAACCTCTTGCTGACCGGGACGGACAGCCGCTCCGGGCTGGGCGGAATCTACGAGCTCCCGGAGGAGCAGGACGCGAGCAGCGGCGCCGGCAACAACGACGTGACGATGCTGCTGCACATCGCGCAGGACCACAAGAGCATGATGGTCGTCAGCTTCCCACGCGACATGATGGTCGAGATCCCGGACTGCCCGGCGCCGAACGGCGACGGGACGGTGTACGGCTCCGACAACGCGCAGTTCAACACGGCGCTCTCCCGCGGCGGCCTCGCCTGTGCGGTGCTCACCGTGGAGCAGCTGACCGGGGTGCAGATCCCGTTCGCGGCGACGGTCAACTTCGCCGGGGTCAGCGCGATGTCCAAGGCGGTCGGGGGCGTTACCGTCTGCCTCGCCTCCCCGGTGGTCGACGAGCACACCAACCCGCCGCTCGACCTCCCCGCCGGCAACAGGACCCTCGTCGGCGACGAGGCGCTCTCGTTCCTGCGCAGCAGGTACGGCGTCGGCGACGGCAGCGACCTCGGCCGCATCTCCAACCAGCAGGTGTTCCTCTCCGCGCTCGCCCGCAAGATCGTCAGCGGCGGTGTGCTCGCCAATCCCGTGCAGCTCTACGCCCTGGCGAAGGCGGCCGTCGCCAACGTGACGCCCTCCGAGTCGCTGCGCAACCCGACCACGCTGGTCGAGATCGCACTGGCGGTGAAGGACACCGGGCTGCAGAACATGGTGTTCCTGCAGTACCCGACGGTCGGGGATCCGGACAACGTCAACCGCGTCGTTCCGTCGTACGCGGCGGAGGCGGTTAACGAGGCCCTGGTGAAGGACCAGCCCGTGAAGCTGACCGGCAGCACCGGCAGGGCGGCCGAGGACCCGACCGCGACGGCGACGCCCGCTCCCACCGACACGGGATCCCCGCCTCCCTCCACGGACACAGCCACGCCGCCGCCGTCCGGTGCAGCGCCGACGCCGACACCCACGGGAACCGGTGCCGTCGAGCTGCCGGACACGGTCACCGGCCAGACCGCGGCCCAGCAGACGTGCACCAAGGGCAACAACTGA
- the obgE gene encoding GTPase ObgE, which yields MATFVDRVTLHLRAGNGGNGCVSVRREKFKPLAGPDGGNGGDGGDIVLVADPQVTTLLGYHRHPHRSSDNGGFGMGDHRSGHTGEDLELPVPVGTVVKSADGEELADLTEPGMRIVVAPGGVGGLGNAALANPKRKAPGFALLGTPGWEGDVLLELKTVADVALVGYPSAGKSSLIAALSAAKPKIADYPFTTLHPNLGVVQAGDVRYTIADVPGLIEGASEGKGLGLEFLRHVERCSALLHVLDCATLEPGRDPLSDLEVILGELAAYPVPEGQPPLLERPQLIALNKVDVPDAKELADFVRGDLEARGYRVFEISAVSHEGLRPLSFALAELVEEARKAQAAIEEARPRIVMRPKAVDDSGFVVKVEGGSDGPVYRILGAKPERWVAQTDFANDEAVGYLADRLAKLGVEDQLVKAGAVAGSTVVIGRDNGVVFDWEPTLTSTAELITSPRGSDARIDVNARPTRAQRREDYFDRMDAKAEARAELLREREAGLWQDDEYDDAAADEAESEETGRE from the coding sequence ATGGCAACGTTCGTGGATCGCGTGACGTTGCATCTGCGCGCCGGCAACGGCGGCAACGGGTGCGTCTCCGTCCGTCGCGAGAAGTTCAAGCCGCTCGCCGGCCCCGATGGGGGCAACGGCGGCGACGGCGGCGACATCGTCCTGGTCGCCGACCCGCAGGTGACGACCCTGCTCGGCTATCACCGGCACCCGCACCGTTCCAGCGACAACGGCGGGTTCGGGATGGGCGACCACCGCAGCGGTCACACCGGCGAGGACCTCGAGCTGCCCGTGCCCGTCGGGACCGTCGTGAAGTCGGCCGACGGCGAGGAGCTCGCCGACCTGACCGAGCCCGGGATGCGCATCGTCGTCGCACCCGGCGGCGTCGGCGGCCTCGGCAACGCCGCCCTCGCCAACCCGAAGCGCAAGGCGCCCGGTTTCGCGTTGCTCGGAACGCCGGGCTGGGAGGGCGACGTCCTCCTCGAGCTGAAGACGGTCGCGGACGTGGCGCTGGTCGGCTACCCGTCCGCGGGCAAGTCCAGCCTGATCGCGGCGCTCTCCGCGGCCAAACCGAAGATCGCTGATTACCCGTTCACCACACTGCACCCGAACCTCGGCGTCGTTCAGGCGGGCGACGTGCGCTACACGATCGCCGACGTCCCCGGTCTGATCGAGGGCGCCAGCGAGGGCAAGGGCCTCGGCCTCGAGTTCCTGCGGCACGTCGAGCGGTGCTCCGCGCTGCTGCACGTCCTGGACTGCGCCACCCTCGAGCCCGGTCGCGATCCGCTGAGCGACCTCGAGGTCATCCTCGGCGAGCTGGCCGCGTACCCCGTTCCGGAGGGCCAGCCGCCGCTGCTCGAGCGGCCGCAGCTCATCGCGCTGAACAAGGTGGACGTGCCGGACGCCAAGGAGCTGGCCGACTTCGTCCGAGGGGACCTCGAGGCCCGCGGCTACCGCGTCTTCGAGATCTCCGCGGTCAGCCACGAGGGGCTGCGTCCGCTGTCCTTCGCCCTCGCCGAACTGGTCGAGGAGGCACGGAAGGCCCAGGCCGCCATCGAGGAGGCGCGCCCGCGTATCGTGATGCGGCCGAAGGCCGTGGACGACTCCGGCTTCGTCGTCAAGGTCGAGGGCGGCTCCGACGGCCCGGTCTACCGGATCCTGGGCGCCAAGCCCGAGCGCTGGGTGGCGCAGACCGACTTCGCCAACGACGAGGCCGTCGGCTACCTCGCCGACCGGCTCGCCAAGCTGGGAGTGGAGGATCAGCTGGTCAAGGCGGGCGCCGTCGCCGGCTCCACCGTCGTGATCGGCCGGGACAACGGCGTCGTCTTCGACTGGGAGCCCACGCTCACCTCCACCGCGGAGCTCATCACCTCCCCGCGCGGCAGCGACGCGCGCATCGACGTGAACGCGCGTCCCACCCGCGCGCAGCGCCGCGAGGACTACTTCGACCGGATGGATGCCAAGGCCGAGGCGCGCGCCGAGCTGCTCCGCGAGCGCGAGGCCGGCCTCTGGCAGGACGACGAGTACGATGACGCGGCCGCCGACGAGGCCGAGAGCGAGGAGACGGGCAGGGAATGA
- a CDS encoding glutamate-5-semialdehyde dehydrogenase codes for MSQTTAATTLAERLSAAKRASIELATATTDRKDAALRAIADGVLAAADEILAANELDLANGRENGLSTGLLDRLTLSPTRLQGLADAVLDVVGLTDPVGQAVRGSALPNGVRITQVRVPFGVVGAIYEARPNVTVDIAALAVKSGNAVVLRGGSAAINTNRVLVGVIQDALASAGLPGDAAQTIDDFGRDGATELMRARGFVDVLIPRGSADLIRTVVTESTVPVIETGAGVVHILLDESAREDWAVDIVRNAKVQRPSVCNAVETLLVHRAAAERLLPPVLGALADAGVTIHADETALPYAPGGVAVSEEDYATEHMSLDISVRVVDDLDAAIAHIRRYSTQHTEAIVTNDLANAERFLNEVDSAVVMVNASTRFTDGGEFGFGAEVGISTQKLHARGPMGLPELTSTKWIVRGSGQIRA; via the coding sequence ATGTCGCAGACCACCGCAGCAACGACCCTCGCCGAACGGCTGAGCGCGGCGAAGCGCGCGTCCATCGAGCTGGCCACCGCCACCACCGATCGGAAGGATGCCGCGCTGCGGGCGATCGCCGATGGCGTCCTCGCCGCGGCGGACGAGATCCTCGCCGCCAACGAGCTGGACCTGGCGAACGGCCGCGAGAACGGCCTGAGCACCGGCCTGCTCGACCGGCTCACACTGAGCCCGACGCGGCTGCAGGGCCTCGCCGACGCGGTGCTCGACGTCGTCGGCCTGACGGACCCGGTCGGTCAGGCGGTCCGCGGGAGCGCCCTGCCGAACGGCGTGCGGATCACCCAGGTGCGGGTGCCCTTCGGCGTGGTCGGCGCCATCTACGAGGCGCGGCCGAACGTCACCGTCGACATCGCGGCCCTCGCCGTCAAGAGCGGCAACGCCGTGGTGCTCCGTGGCGGCAGCGCGGCCATCAACACGAACCGGGTGCTCGTCGGCGTCATCCAGGACGCGCTCGCCTCCGCGGGCCTCCCCGGGGACGCCGCGCAGACGATCGACGACTTCGGCCGCGACGGCGCAACCGAGCTGATGCGCGCGCGCGGCTTCGTGGATGTGCTCATCCCGCGGGGGAGCGCCGACCTGATCCGCACCGTCGTCACCGAGTCCACGGTGCCGGTGATCGAGACCGGGGCTGGTGTCGTGCACATCCTGCTCGACGAGAGCGCGCGAGAGGACTGGGCGGTCGACATCGTGCGCAACGCCAAGGTCCAGCGGCCGAGCGTCTGCAACGCCGTCGAGACCCTGTTGGTGCACCGCGCGGCGGCCGAGCGGCTGCTCCCGCCCGTGCTCGGCGCGCTTGCGGATGCGGGTGTCACGATCCACGCGGACGAGACCGCGCTGCCATACGCGCCGGGCGGTGTCGCGGTCTCCGAGGAGGACTACGCGACCGAGCACATGAGCCTCGACATCTCGGTGCGCGTGGTGGACGACCTGGATGCGGCGATCGCGCACATCCGCCGGTACTCCACCCAGCACACCGAGGCGATCGTGACCAACGACCTCGCGAACGCCGAGCGGTTCCTGAACGAGGTCGACTCCGCTGTGGTGATGGTCAACGCGTCCACCCGGTTCACCGACGGCGGCGAGTTCGGGTTCGGCGCGGAGGTGGGCATCTCCACGCAGAAGCTGCACGCGCGCGGCCCGATGGGGCTTCCGGAGCTCACCAGCACCAAGTGGATCGTGCGCGGGTCGGGTCAGATCCGCGCGTGA
- the nadD gene encoding nicotinate-nucleotide adenylyltransferase: MELTEKSRPRIGVMGGTFDPIHHGHLVAASEVAQSFDLDEVVFVPTGQPWQKGAVTPAEHRYLMTVIATASNPRFTVSRVDIDRAGATYTIDTLRDLHEERPDAELFFITGADAIAQILSWRDVEELWKLAHFVAVSRPGHDLSISGLPKQDVSLLEVPALAISSTDCRSRVSRGFPVWYLVPDGVVQYISKHHLYRSVA; the protein is encoded by the coding sequence ATGGAGCTGACGGAGAAGAGCCGCCCGCGCATCGGCGTGATGGGCGGCACCTTCGATCCCATCCACCACGGCCACCTGGTCGCCGCCAGCGAAGTCGCGCAGTCGTTCGACCTCGACGAGGTCGTCTTCGTCCCCACCGGGCAGCCCTGGCAGAAGGGTGCGGTCACACCCGCCGAGCACCGGTACCTGATGACGGTCATCGCGACCGCGTCCAACCCGCGCTTCACGGTCAGCCGCGTCGACATCGACCGCGCGGGCGCCACGTACACGATCGACACGCTCCGCGATCTGCACGAGGAACGGCCGGACGCCGAACTGTTCTTCATCACGGGAGCCGACGCCATCGCCCAGATCCTCAGTTGGCGCGATGTTGAGGAGCTCTGGAAGCTCGCACACTTCGTTGCTGTGAGTCGTCCGGGACATGACTTGAGTATTTCTGGATTGCCGAAACAGGACGTAAGCTTGTTGGAAGTTCCGGCCCTGGCGATCTCGTCCACTGACTGCCGGAGCCGGGTGAGCAGGGGATTCCCGGTCTGGTACCTCGTACCTGATGGCGTCGTACAGTACATCTCCAAACACCACTTGTATCGGAGCGTGGCATGA
- the rplU gene encoding 50S ribosomal protein L21 has product MVYAVVRAGGRQEKVEVGTIVTMDRIKADKDGNVELAAVLLVDGDKITSDAKSLAKVKVTAEVLGDLRGPKIVIQKFKNKTGYKKRQGHRQELTRVKITGIK; this is encoded by the coding sequence GTGGTTTACGCAGTTGTGCGCGCCGGTGGCCGGCAGGAGAAGGTCGAGGTCGGCACCATCGTGACGATGGACCGCATCAAGGCCGACAAGGACGGCAACGTCGAGCTGGCCGCTGTGCTGCTTGTCGACGGTGACAAGATCACCTCCGACGCCAAGTCCCTCGCCAAGGTGAAGGTCACGGCGGAGGTCCTCGGCGACCTGCGCGGCCCGAAGATCGTCATCCAGAAGTTCAAGAACAAGACCGGCTACAAGAAGCGCCAGGGCCACCGCCAGGAGCTCACGCGCGTCAAGATCACCGGCATCAAGTAG
- the proB gene encoding glutamate 5-kinase, translating into MTIDDRSQVPAARRIVVKVGSSSISGENAGQIGPLVDALAEAHGRGTQVILVSSGAIATGIPYLQLEARPTDLATQQAAAAVGQNVLIYRYQDSLDRFDIVAGQVLLTAGDMENPTHRSNAKRAMERLLDLRILPIVNENDTVATHEIRFGDNDRLAALVALLVEADLLVLLSDVDALYTKPPQEPGAERIAQVGWDDGLEGVEIGATGLSGVGTGGALTKVSAARQAAERGTAVILTATSLVSEALRGEPVGTWFAPAPATAAEDAAAAS; encoded by the coding sequence ATGACGATCGACGACCGCAGCCAGGTCCCCGCCGCCCGACGCATCGTCGTCAAGGTCGGCTCCTCGTCCATCAGCGGCGAGAACGCGGGACAGATCGGGCCGCTGGTCGACGCCCTCGCCGAGGCCCACGGCCGCGGCACCCAGGTCATCCTCGTCTCCTCCGGCGCCATCGCGACCGGCATCCCGTATCTCCAGCTGGAGGCGAGGCCCACCGACCTCGCCACGCAGCAGGCTGCGGCCGCCGTCGGGCAGAACGTGCTCATCTACCGCTACCAGGACAGCCTCGACCGGTTCGACATCGTCGCCGGCCAGGTGCTGCTCACCGCGGGCGACATGGAGAACCCGACGCACCGCAGCAACGCGAAGCGGGCGATGGAGCGGCTGCTCGACCTGCGCATCCTGCCCATCGTCAACGAGAACGACACCGTCGCGACCCACGAGATCCGCTTCGGCGACAACGACCGGCTCGCGGCGCTCGTCGCGCTGCTGGTGGAGGCGGACCTGCTCGTGCTGCTTTCCGACGTCGACGCGCTGTACACCAAGCCGCCGCAGGAGCCCGGCGCCGAACGGATCGCCCAGGTCGGCTGGGACGACGGGCTCGAGGGCGTCGAGATCGGCGCGACCGGGCTCTCCGGCGTCGGCACCGGCGGTGCGCTCACGAAGGTGTCCGCGGCCCGGCAGGCCGCCGAGCGCGGCACGGCCGTCATCCTGACGGCCACGTCGCTGGTCTCCGAGGCGCTGCGCGGCGAGCCCGTCGGCACCTGGTTCGCACCGGCACCGGCCACCGCCGCAGAGGACGCCGCCGCCGCGTCCTAG
- the rpmA gene encoding 50S ribosomal protein L27: MAHKKGASSTRNGRDSNAQRLGVKRFGGQTVNAGEILVRQRGTHFHPGVNVGRGGDDTLFALAAGAVEFGNKGGRKVVNIVAAEV; encoded by the coding sequence ATGGCACACAAAAAGGGAGCGAGCTCCACTCGCAACGGTCGTGACTCGAACGCGCAGCGCCTCGGCGTGAAGCGCTTCGGCGGCCAGACCGTCAACGCCGGCGAGATCCTCGTCCGCCAGCGCGGCACCCACTTCCACCCCGGCGTGAACGTCGGCCGCGGTGGCGACGACACCCTGTTCGCCCTGGCGGCGGGCGCCGTCGAGTTCGGCAACAAGGGCGGCCGCAAGGTCGTCAACATCGTGGCCGCCGAGGTCTGA